A region of the Candidatus Rokuibacteriota bacterium genome:
GGCGCTCGTGGCGGAGTACGGCGAGGCGCTGGCGCTGGACGCGGTGGAGGGCGTGCTCGACGGCGCCGAGCGGCAGGCGCGGGCCTGCATCGCCGGCTGGAAGGATGGCGTGTATCGCGGCGAGGCGATCATCGACGACGACGGGCACGGCGCCGAGGACATCCGGATCCGCGCCCGGGTGACCAAGCGCGGCAGCGCTCTCACCGTGGATCTCTCCGACTCGCATCCCCAGGTCACCGGGTTCATCAACTCGTCGTACCCGAACATGCGGGCGGCGGTGTGCATGGCGCTGGCCTATCTCATGGACCCGGAGACGCCGAAGAACGACGGTGCCTTCCGCCCCCTCACCGTGATCGCCCGGCCGGGCACCGTGGTCTGGGCCAATCCCCCGGCCCCCGTCACGCTCTGCACCAACCACTGCGCCCAGGAGATCATGGAGGCGGTGATCACGGCGCTGTCGCGGGCCTGTCCCCAGCGCGCCATGGCCGGCTGGGGCCGGCGCTTCCGCATCGCGATCTCCGGCGAGGACCCGCGCACGGGGCGCCCCTTCATCTGGCACATGTTCCAGGCGCGCCCCGGCGGTGGCGCCTCCTCGGCGGGGGACGGCTGGCCCACGGTGGGCGAGTGGCAGGCGGCGGGCGGCATCAAGTTCGGCAGCCTGGAGGTCACCGAGGTGCGCTTCCCGCTCTTCTTCCAGCGCCACGAGTTCCGCCCAGGCTCGGGCGGCGACGGCCGGTATCGCGGCGGCCCCGGCGCCTCCATGGAGCTTCGCGTCGAGATCGCCCGGCCCGCCCAGGCCAATACCGCCGGCGACGGCGTGCGGCACGGCGCCTGCGGCCTCTTCGGCGGCGCCGACGGGCTGCCGCATCGCTACATCCTGCGCTCGAAGGGGCGCCCCGATCGCGTGCTGAAGGCCAAGGAGGTCGGCATCCCCATCCATCCGGGCGACGTGATCCACGTCGAGTCGGCCGGCGGCGGCGGCTGGGGCGACCCGCGCCGGCGCAACCCCGCCGCGCGCGATTCCGACGTGAACAACGGCTTCGTGACGAAGGACGGCGGGCGGCACACGCTCCGAAGGCCACGGCGCAGCGTGCCAGCGAAGGGGAAGCGCGCGAGCACGGAACGCGATGGGGGGGCCCGGAGGAGGAGCAGCGCAGCGCTCCCCCCCGGCCCGAAAGACAACTAGCTCGTGTACCGCATCGGGATCGACGTCGGCGGCACCTTCACCGACATGGTTGCCGTGGACGATGCCGGGCGGGTCACCCTGGCCAAGGCTGCCTCCACGCCGGCCGATCCGTCCCTCGGCGTCATGGACGGGATCGCGGCGCTGGCCGCGGCCCTCGGCACGGCGCCCGCGCCCCTCCTCGCCGGGACCGAGCGCATCGTCCACGGCACGACGGCGGCCACCAACGCCCTCCTCGAGCGCAAGGGCGCCCGGGTCGGTCTCCTCACGACGGAAGGGCATCGCGACGTGATCGAGATGCGGGAGGGCCTCAAGCCCGACCGCTACAACCTCCGCATGGCCGCGCCCGAGCCCCTGGTGCCACGGGCCCGGCGGCTCGGCGTGCGCGAGCGGCTGCGGGCCGACGGGGGCGTGGCGGTGGGCCTCGACCTTCGCTCGCTCGGCCGCGCGGTGGAACGGCTCAGGCGCGAGGGCGTCGAGGCGGTGGCGGTGTGCTATCTCCACGCCTACCGCGACGGTCGCCACGAGGCCGCCACCGCCGAGATGCTGGCCCGCGCCTTGCCGGGGGTCTACGTGTCCCTGTCCTCGCGAGTGCTGCCGCAGATCAAGGAGTACGAGCGCGTGTCGACCACGGTGGTGAATGCCTATGTGGGCCCGGCGCTGTCGCGCTATCTCTCGCGGCTGCGCGGCCGCCTGGCCGGAGCGGGCTACCGCGGTCCCGTGCTCATCATGCAATCGCATGGCGGGGTGGTGCCCATCACCGAGGCGGTGCGGCTGGCGGCGGGCGCGGTGCTGTCGGGACCGGCCGGCGGGGTGGCGGGCAGCCGCTACTGCGCCCGGCTGCTCGGGACCGACGATCTCATCCCCTTCGACATGGGCGGCACCAGCACCGACATCTCGCTCGTGGTCGGCGGCCGCGCCCAGCTGGCCGCGGACCGCGGCGTCGCCGGGCACCGGGTCGCGCTGCCCAGTCTCGACATCGTGAGCCTGGGGGCGGGGGGCGGCTCCATCGCCTGGGTGGACGCCGGCGGCATCCTGCAGGTGGGGCCGCAGAGCGCGGGGGCCGAGCCGGGCCCGGCCTGCTACGGCGAGGGGGGCAGCGACGCGACCGTCACCGACGCCAACCTCGTGCTGGGCTATCTCGATGCGGGCAACTTCCTGGGCGGCCGGGCGCGGCTCGACGCGGCCGCCGCCGGGCGAGCTGTGGAGCGGCTCGCCGCCCGGCTCGGCACCGACCCGATCGCCGCGGCCGCGGGCGTGCACGCGGTGGTCAACACGCGCATGGCCGAGGGGATCCGCCTGGTCTCGGTGCGGCGCGGCGTGGATCCCCGCCGCTTCGCACTCCTGGCCTTCGGCGGGGCGGCGGGGCTGCATGCCACGGAGGTCGCGCGCCAGCTCGACATCGGGCGCGTGGTGGTGCCCCGGGTGGCGGCCGTGCTCTCGGCCTGGGGCATGCTCGCCACCGACCTCCGCTTCGAGATCGTGCGCACCCACGTGGGTGACGTCAGGCGCGTGAGCGCCTCGGCGCTGCGCCGCCTCTTCGGCGCCATGGAGGCCGAAGGCCGCCGGCGCCTCGGCGCGGCCTTTCACGGCGGCGTCCGCATCGAGCGGGCGGTGGACATGCGCTACGGCGAGCAGGTCTTCGAGGTGACGGTGCCGCTCGACGGCGTGGACCTGGCCGCGCCCGCTCTCATGGCGCAGGTGGTCGAGCGCTTTCACCGCCGCCACGAGGAGCTCTACACCTACAGCCTGCCGGACCAGGAGCCCGTCCTCGTCAATGCGCGTCTGGCCGTGGTGGGCGAGCTCCCGGCGCTGCCCGAGGAGCCGTCGCTGCCGCCGCGGGGCCCGGCGAGCCCGGTGGCCCGGCGGCGCATCCACCTCGGCCGCTGGGTCGAGGCGCCGGTCTACGATCTCGACGCGCTCGCCGCCGGCCAGGCCGTGCCGGGGCCCGCCGTGGTGGAGACGGCCACGACCACCGTGCTCCTGCGCCCCCGCGACCGCGCCGTGGTCACCCCGCTCGGCTGGCTCGACGTGTCGCTGTGATGCCAGCGGCGGTCGGCCCGGAGGCCTCCGGTCTGCGGCGCACGCTCACTCGCGCGGGATCTGGCCTCGCTCGATCCAGCCCTCGATCTCGTGGCGCTGGATCTTCCCGGTGGTGCTGCGCGGCAGGTCCTCCACCCGCACGAAGTGGATCTGCTTGGGCTGCTTGTAGCCCGCCAGCTCGTCGCGACAGCGGCGGAGCAGCTCCTCCTCGCTGAGGCTCCTGTCCTTGCGTGCCACGAACGCGACGGGCACCTCGCCCCACCTGGCATCACCCGCTCGTCGAGCGCGGCGAAGGTGAGCTGCCGCGCCCCGTCGTCGATGGCGACGGCGCCGGGCGCAAGCCGCGCGCGGGCGCGAAAGAGGCTGCCGATCGTGCTGCCGCCCGCGCGCCGGATCAGCGCCACGATGCCGTCGTGGGTCATGTCCGCTCCCTCCCGGGTCACGTCGTTGTCGGGATCGTACCCATTCCGGGATCGGTCCTCAAGGGCGCCCCGCCAGGCGCCCGGGGCCGGCCGGGGCGGCGTCGCATCCCCCTTGACAGGGCGGAGCCGTCAGCGCATGGTGCACGTGCCGTCCAATTTGAACCCATGGTCAAGAACCGCCCCACACCCTCCGCCACGAGACTGGCCTGGAGGCGCCGCGCGAGCTGGGAGGCGCGGCGCACCGAGATCTTCAGGAGCCTCGGCCTCGCCCTCCGGGAGCGCGGGCTCGCCTCCCTCACCGTGCAGGACATCGCCGACCGGCTCGGCATGACCAAGGGCAATCTCTACTACTACTTCAGGAACAAGCAGGACCTGCTCTATGGGTGCCACGTGGCCTGCATGCGCCTGAGCCTGCAGGCGCTGGAGGACGTCCGCCGGAGCGCGGAGCCCCCGGGCACGCGGCTGCGGCGCCTGCTCACCCGGCACATCCGCGCCATCACCGACGAGGTCTACGGGGCGGTCCTGCTGACCGACCTCGAGTCACTGAGCCCGCTGCAGCGACGGCGATACGTCGCCATGCGCGACCGCTTCGAGCGCGGCGTGCGGCAGCTGATCCGTGCGGGCATGCGGCGGCGCGAGTTCCGGAAGCTGGACGCGCGGCTGGCCGGCTTCGCCATCCTGGGCGCGATCAACTGGATTCCCAAGTGGTACGACCCCCGGGGCGCGCTGTCGCCGGCGGCGATCGCCGAGGCCTTCGCCGACTTCCTCGTCACCGGGCTGGAGGTGTGATGGCATGACCGAGCTCAAGCCCGGGGAGGTCTTCACGAGTCCCTCCAAGACCCTGACCGACGCGCACTTCCTCTTCTTCTCCGGCCTCACCGGGGACAACCACCCGATCCACTACGACGTGGAGTATGCGCGGGGGACGCGCTTCGGCAAGCCTCTGGCGCACGGGCTCCTGCTCGCCTCCCTGACCGCGCTCGGCGCCTCGGCGGCGACCCACCGGATCGACGGGTTCGTCTTCGTCGAGCAGGGCAGCCGATTCCTCAAGCCGGTGACCGTCGGGGACACCATCGCACCCCGGCTGACGGTGGAGCGGGTGTGGCGCGAGGGCGCGCGGC
Encoded here:
- a CDS encoding hydantoinase B/oxoprolinase family protein, whose amino-acid sequence is MGEGIDPVTVSIVQHRLRAIVEEMGEAMLRTSYSQILNSSRDFSTAILDPDGRLIAQAEHVPIHVGALPWAVRAVRDVFGDTVQPGDVYLLNDPYHGNNHLPDLTAFVPVFAGARHVFWSVNRSHQSDIGGATHGAYNPGATEIWQEGVRIPPLKLYDRGQVREDVLQMIATNVRHPRDFRGDLAAMIGSARVGERRMLALVAEYGEALALDAVEGVLDGAERQARACIAGWKDGVYRGEAIIDDDGHGAEDIRIRARVTKRGSALTVDLSDSHPQVTGFINSSYPNMRAAVCMALAYLMDPETPKNDGAFRPLTVIARPGTVVWANPPAPVTLCTNHCAQEIMEAVITALSRACPQRAMAGWGRRFRIAISGEDPRTGRPFIWHMFQARPGGGASSAGDGWPTVGEWQAAGGIKFGSLEVTEVRFPLFFQRHEFRPGSGGDGRYRGGPGASMELRVEIARPAQANTAGDGVRHGACGLFGGADGLPHRYILRSKGRPDRVLKAKEVGIPIHPGDVIHVESAGGGGWGDPRRRNPAARDSDVNNGFVTKDGGRHTLRRPRRSVPAKGKRASTERDGGARRRSSAALPPGPKDN
- a CDS encoding hydantoinase/oxoprolinase family protein, which gives rise to MYRIGIDVGGTFTDMVAVDDAGRVTLAKAASTPADPSLGVMDGIAALAAALGTAPAPLLAGTERIVHGTTAATNALLERKGARVGLLTTEGHRDVIEMREGLKPDRYNLRMAAPEPLVPRARRLGVRERLRADGGVAVGLDLRSLGRAVERLRREGVEAVAVCYLHAYRDGRHEAATAEMLARALPGVYVSLSSRVLPQIKEYERVSTTVVNAYVGPALSRYLSRLRGRLAGAGYRGPVLIMQSHGGVVPITEAVRLAAGAVLSGPAGGVAGSRYCARLLGTDDLIPFDMGGTSTDISLVVGGRAQLAADRGVAGHRVALPSLDIVSLGAGGGSIAWVDAGGILQVGPQSAGAEPGPACYGEGGSDATVTDANLVLGYLDAGNFLGGRARLDAAAAGRAVERLAARLGTDPIAAAAGVHAVVNTRMAEGIRLVSVRRGVDPRRFALLAFGGAAGLHATEVARQLDIGRVVVPRVAAVLSAWGMLATDLRFEIVRTHVGDVRRVSASALRRLFGAMEAEGRRRLGAAFHGGVRIERAVDMRYGEQVFEVTVPLDGVDLAAPALMAQVVERFHRRHEELYTYSLPDQEPVLVNARLAVVGELPALPEEPSLPPRGPASPVARRRIHLGRWVEAPVYDLDALAAGQAVPGPAVVETATTTVLLRPRDRAVVTPLGWLDVSL
- a CDS encoding TetR/AcrR family transcriptional regulator; protein product: MVKNRPTPSATRLAWRRRASWEARRTEIFRSLGLALRERGLASLTVQDIADRLGMTKGNLYYYFRNKQDLLYGCHVACMRLSLQALEDVRRSAEPPGTRLRRLLTRHIRAITDEVYGAVLLTDLESLSPLQRRRYVAMRDRFERGVRQLIRAGMRRREFRKLDARLAGFAILGAINWIPKWYDPRGALSPAAIAEAFADFLVTGLEV
- a CDS encoding MaoC family dehydratase N-terminal domain-containing protein; this translates as MTELKPGEVFTSPSKTLTDAHFLFFSGLTGDNHPIHYDVEYARGTRFGKPLAHGLLLASLTALGASAATHRIDGFVFVEQGSRFLKPVTVGDTIAPRLTVERVWREGARRFVRFTTALVNQRGEVVLEGFHVYRVLEPPSRTSTPEEGA